In Janthinobacterium agaricidamnosum NBRC 102515 = DSM 9628, the DNA window GACCGCCAAATTCCTGCTGCTGTTCACGGTCGGGCTGGTGTCGGCGCTGCTGATGGTGGCCAGCATGGGCGTGCTGCTGTTGCTGTTCGGCGATACGCTGCAAGGCAAGATGTCGACGCTGCTGCATAGCATTGGCGTGCTGGACCTGGCGATGGTGGCGCTGATGCTGGTGCCGACGGCGGCAATTTTCGCCGCCATCCTGCTGTGCATCTCGATTTACGCCAAGAGCTACAAGGAAGCGGCCGGCCTGATCACGCCATTGATGCTGCTGACCATCTTGCCAACCGTGATGGCGATGCTGCCCGGCGTCAAGATGAACTGGTTTTGGGCGATGGTACCGCTGACCAATGTTTCACTGGCGATGAAAGAATTAATTAAAGGCACCATGGATTACCGCATGTTCGGCGTTATTTTGCTGTCGACCAGCATCATCGCCGGCGCCTTGCTGATGCTATGCAAATGGTGGTTTAACCGCGAAGAAGTTTTATTCCGTAATTAAGAGCGCCGGACAAAACGTTCAGGGCAAGGCACATTGACGCAGGCAGTACGACTGTATGGCAAGGCAACGCCGCCATCGGGGTTTTGTCCGGCGCGCTACTACTCACAGGCCTGCATTCCAGGCCCGGCATAGCGCAGTCTGGCCGCATCAAACCGCCAACCATCGCAAGCAACCGCCCAGTGCGGCTTAAATTCAATACAATGCCACCATATCAAAAGTCCGCCGGCACTCCAGGCCAGGCGGGCGGCAACAGCATCAAATGAGGAACTGTATGGAATTACACATCCGCAATCTGTCCAAGACGTATGGCAACGGTGTGCTTGCGCTGGACAATATTACGCTGACGATCCCGAACGGCATGTTCGGCTTGCTGGGTCCGAACGGCGCCGGCAAGTCGACGCTGATGCGTACCCTGGCCACGTTGCAGGAATGCGATTCCGGTTCGGTCTTCTTCGGTGACCTCGATGTGCTCGACGACAAGGATGAAATCCGCCGCCAGCTCGGTTACCTGCCGCAGGATTTCGGCCTGTATCCGAAAGTGACCGCTTACGAATTGCTCGACCATTTTGCCGTGCTGAAAGGCTTGTCGCAACGCGGCCGGCGCCGCGAAGTGGTCGACGGACTGTTGCAGCAAACCAATCTGTTCGATGTGCGCCACCAGAAACTGGGCGGCTTTTCCGGCGGCATGCGCCAGCGTTTCGGTATCGCCCAGGCATTGCTGGGCGACCCGAAACTGATTATCGTCGATGAACCGACCGCCGGCCTCGACCCGCAGGAACGGGTACGTTTCCACAACCTGCTGTCCGACATCGGCGAAGACAAGACCGTGATCCTGTCGACCCATATCGTCAGCGACGTGGCCGACCTGTGCGCCAACATGGCGATCATCAACAAGGGCCATGTGCTGCTGTGCGGCAAAACCCAACAATTGATCGACGAGGCCAGCGACAAGATCTGGGCCCGGTTTGTCGATAAAAAAGACCTGGCCAGCTTCCAGCAGCGCCACGCGGTGATTTCCACCCGCCTGCTGTCCGGCCGCACGCTGGTCCATGCGTATAGCGAAACCGATCCCGGCGATGGTTTTGAAGAGGCTATCGGCGACCTGGAAGACTTGTATTTCGCCACCATCGCCGGACGCCACCACCGCGCGCCCGATTGCGATTGAAAGGCTGGCCATGTTTGCAATTGCATTATTTGAAGCCCGGCAACGCCTGAAATTATTGTCGACCTGGGTGTATTTCACCATGTTCCTGCTGCTGGCGATGTTGTGGATGGCCGCTGCCGGCGGCGTCTTCAAGGAAGCCAGCATCACTTTCGGCGGCAGGGTGTGGATCAACGCGCCCCGTTCGGTGGCGCTGGCCTGCAGCATCCTCGGCTGTTTTGGCGCGATGGTGGTGGCGGCGATGATGGGCCGCTCGGTGCAGCAGGATTTTGAATACTCGATGCAACATTTCTTTTTCAGCGCACCGCTGAAAAAATACCAATACATGTTTGGCCGTTTTATCGGCGCCTACCTGGTGCTGGCCGTGGTATTTTCCAGCATCGTGCTGGGCTTGTGGCTCGGTACGCTAATCCCCGGCATCGATGAGGAACGCCTCGGACCGCAGTACCTGATGACCTACGTGCTGCCGTTCGTCTATTCATTGTTGCCGAACCTGTTCATCTTCGGCGCCATTTTCTTTGTGCTGGCCGCGCTGACGCGGCGCATGTTACCGGTATATATCAGTAGCGTGGTGATGCTGATCGGCTACCTGGTGGCGCCGTCGCTGGCGAGCGACCTCGACTTCAAGACGCTGGCCGCCCTGATCGATCCGTTCGGCACCACCGCACTGTCGCGGCTGACCGAATACTGGCCCAGCGCCGAACGCAATACCCGCATGCTGTCGCTCGAAGGCGTGTACCTGGCCAATCGCGTGATCTGGTCGTCGTTCGCGCTGGTGGTGTTGCTGCTCGGTTATTGGCGCTTCAATTTCAGCGACAGCATGGGCGCCGACAGGCCGCGCGGCAATGGCGAAGCGCCGCTGCAACTCAGCGCGGCAGCCCGCAACACGGATGAAAAGCCGGATTTCGCGCAGCGCGGCATGGCGCCGCTGCTGTTGCAAATGACGTGGCTGAACCTGCGCGAAACCGTCAAGAACATTTATTTTGTCGTCATCGTGCTGGCCGGCGTGCTGACCATATACGCCAGCGCGGTGGACATCGGCTCGATCTATGGCACCAATACTTACCCGGTCACCGAAAAAGTGCTGGAATTGGTCAACGCTTCGTTTTCGCTGTTCATGCTGATCATCACCACGTTTTATGCCGGCGAACTGGTATGGCGCGAACGCGAAGCCCGCATCGCGCTGATGCTGGACGCGCTGCCCGTGCCGAACTGGCTGCCGCTGCTGTCGAAACTGTTCGCGCTGATCGGCTTGCAAGCGTTGCTGACCTTGATAATGATGCTGTGCGGCATGTCCATCCAGATTTCCAAAGGCTATTTCCAGCTCGATCCCGGCTTGTATGTGGAATACCTGTTCCTGGTGCAATTGCCGTACTACGCGCTGATCGCGGTGCTGGCGATGACGCTGCAAGTACTGATCAACCACAAATACCTGGCGTTCTTCGCGATGATCTTGTACTACATCGCCACCCTCACCTTCGGCGCGATGGGTTTGGGCGATCCGATGATCTTGTACGGCAGCATGCCCAGCTTCATGTATTCGGCGATGAACGGCAGCGGCCATTTCCTGCCACGCGAACGCTGGTTCGAACTCTACTGGGGCGGCGCGGCACTGATGCTGACCGTACTGGCGCTGGTGCTATGGCCGCGCGGATCACACAACGGCTGGCGTACCCGCCTGCAATTGGCGCGCCATGCCTTGAGCCGGCCGGTGCTGGCCAGCTTCGGCCTGGGCCTGGCCATCTTCGCCGGCGCTGGAAGCGTGCTGTATTACAATCTGCACATCGTCAACGACTACCAATCGCCGTTCCAGAAGGACGCCGAACGGGCCAGCTACGAACGGCTGTACCAACGCTACGCCGCCGTCGGACAACCGCGCATCACCGACGTCAAACTCGATGTCGACATCGTGCCGGAACGGCGCAGCCTGCTAGTCCGGGGCCGCTACCTGCTGGTTAACAAAACCGCCCAGCCGATCAATGAAATTTTCGTCCAGCAAGACAGCAGCGCCAGCACCATGCGCCTGGACTTCGGCGTGGCGGTGCAGCCAGGCATCAACGACCAGCAACTCGGCTTCTACAGTTTTAAACTGGCCGCTCCGCTGGCGCCCGGCGCCTCGCTGGCGCTGGCTTTCACGGTCGGCTATGCACCGAAAGGCAGCCTGGGCCTGACGCTGGATACGCCGGTGATCGGCAATGGCACCTTCTTTACCAATCAGGTGCTGCCGCATATCGGCTATCAGCAGCAAGCCGAGCTGCAAGACGTGCGCGACCGCAAGAAACACGGTTTGCCGGCGCAGCAAGGCGCCCTGCCACGCGACGATGCGCAAGGCCTGGCCAATAATTATGTCGGCAACGACGCCGACTGGATCAATTTCCAGGCCACCGTCAGCACCAGTCCGGACCAGACCGCGATCGCCCCCGGCACGCTGGAAAACGACTGGGTGGCCAACGGCCGCCACTATTTCCAGTACAAGATGGATAAACCCATCCTCAATTTCTATTCCTTCCAGTCGG includes these proteins:
- a CDS encoding ABC transporter ATP-binding protein gives rise to the protein MELHIRNLSKTYGNGVLALDNITLTIPNGMFGLLGPNGAGKSTLMRTLATLQECDSGSVFFGDLDVLDDKDEIRRQLGYLPQDFGLYPKVTAYELLDHFAVLKGLSQRGRRREVVDGLLQQTNLFDVRHQKLGGFSGGMRQRFGIAQALLGDPKLIIVDEPTAGLDPQERVRFHNLLSDIGEDKTVILSTHIVSDVADLCANMAIINKGHVLLCGKTQQLIDEASDKIWARFVDKKDLASFQQRHAVISTRLLSGRTLVHAYSETDPGDGFEEAIGDLEDLYFATIAGRHHRAPDCD
- a CDS encoding ABC transporter permease/M1 family aminopeptidase; translation: MFAIALFEARQRLKLLSTWVYFTMFLLLAMLWMAAAGGVFKEASITFGGRVWINAPRSVALACSILGCFGAMVVAAMMGRSVQQDFEYSMQHFFFSAPLKKYQYMFGRFIGAYLVLAVVFSSIVLGLWLGTLIPGIDEERLGPQYLMTYVLPFVYSLLPNLFIFGAIFFVLAALTRRMLPVYISSVVMLIGYLVAPSLASDLDFKTLAALIDPFGTTALSRLTEYWPSAERNTRMLSLEGVYLANRVIWSSFALVVLLLGYWRFNFSDSMGADRPRGNGEAPLQLSAAARNTDEKPDFAQRGMAPLLLQMTWLNLRETVKNIYFVVIVLAGVLTIYASAVDIGSIYGTNTYPVTEKVLELVNASFSLFMLIITTFYAGELVWREREARIALMLDALPVPNWLPLLSKLFALIGLQALLTLIMMLCGMSIQISKGYFQLDPGLYVEYLFLVQLPYYALIAVLAMTLQVLINHKYLAFFAMILYYIATLTFGAMGLGDPMILYGSMPSFMYSAMNGSGHFLPRERWFELYWGGAALMLTVLALVLWPRGSHNGWRTRLQLARHALSRPVLASFGLGLAIFAGAGSVLYYNLHIVNDYQSPFQKDAERASYERLYQRYAAVGQPRITDVKLDVDIVPERRSLLVRGRYLLVNKTAQPINEIFVQQDSSASTMRLDFGVAVQPGINDQQLGFYSFKLAAPLAPGASLALAFTVGYAPKGSLGLTLDTPVIGNGTFFTNQVLPHIGYQQQAELQDVRDRKKHGLPAQQGALPRDDAQGLANNYVGNDADWINFQATVSTSPDQTAIAPGTLENDWVANGRHYFQYKMDKPILNFYSFQSARYAVRHERWQDVAIDVYYHPGHEYNLDRMVRGVKESLEYYSKNFSPYQHKVLRIVEFPRYANYAQSFPNTIPFSEGVGFIAKVDDKNRKDIDYPFYVTAHEVAHQWWAHQLVGGNTRGATVLSETLAEYSALMVMKKNVGADKMRRFLRYDLNMYLIGRTEEHKKELPLADNENQDYIHYRKGSLAMYLLQDMLGEDEVNRVLHDMLVKYAFGGAPYPSVNILIDGLRKITPPQQAYLIDDLFESIVLYDNRTMSASTRRLPDGKYEVVMTVHASKVHVNQQGEEKEAPLKDYIDIGVDDKDGNSLLRERKLIERKQNSYTVIVSGKPAKAGIDPDNKLIDRKPDDNMIAVEIAW